Within Bremerella sp. JC817, the genomic segment GGCCGATGCCACTTTCTTTCATGCCGCCGTAAGGCATATGGTCGACGCGCCACGAAGGGACATCGCCGATGATCACCCCGCCGACATCCATCGTGTCCCACGCCTTCATGATCTTCTGAATGTCGCGGGTGAAGATACCGACCTGGAGCCCGAAGTCGCTATCGTTGGCTTGCTCGAGTGCTTCGTCGAAGGTGTTGAACTTGCTGATCACGGCCAATGGACCGAAGACTTCTTTCGCACAGACAGGCTGGTCCTTTGGCACGTCCGCCAACAAGGTCGGCTCGACGAAGATGCCATCTCGTTTACCGCCAGCCAGCAATTTGGCACCGGCCGAGATCGCCGACTCGGTCCACTCGGCGATACGTTCGGCATCGGCCGGGGAGATGATCGGCCCCACGAACGTTTCCTCGTCGCGAGGATCGCCGGTCTTGAGCGTCGCCACCTTCTGGCAAAGCAGTTCGACCATCTTGTCGTAGACCTTGGTGTGAATCAGGATTCGCTGCACGCTCACACAGCTTTGCCCCGATTGGTAGAACGCCCCGAAGACGATTCGCTGCACGGCATCTTCCAGGTTCGTATCTTCGTCAACGATACAGGCCGCGTTGCCCCCCAGTTCCAGCGTGACTTTCTTCTTGCCGGCCCGAGCCTTCAACTTCCAGCCAACATCCTGCGACCCGGTAAAACTAAGCTTTTTCAGCCGATCGTCGGTCACCAACAGGTCAGCTGCTTCGCGATTGGCTGGCAGGATCGAGAACGCCCCTTCCGGCAAATCGGTCTCGGCCAAGACTTCGCCGACCAGCAAAGCTCCGATCGGCGTTTTGCTGGCTGGCTTCAGCACGAAAGGGCAACCGACCGCCAGCGCCGGGGCGACCTTATGAGCCACCAGGTTCAGTGGAAAATTGAACGGCGTGATAAAAGCACATGGTCCAATGGGCACTCGCTTCCACATGCCGCGGTAGCCGGCGGCACGGGAACTGATATCGAGCGGCATGACCTCGCCCACCATCCGCGTCGCTTCTTCCGCCGCGACGCGAAAGGTATCGATCAAGCGCGTCACTTCGCCGCGGCTATCGCGGATGGGCTTGCCAGCTTCCACGCACAATGCCTCGGCGAGTTCCTCCGATCGCTCTTCAAATCGAGCGACGCAGTGCTGGAGCACTTCCTGCCGTTTGTAGGACGGAAGCTGAGCCATCGGCCCGGCAGCTTGCGAGGCGGCTTCAATCGCCTTGTCCATCGCGGCGGCATCGGCCAAGGGGACCTTGGTGGCTTCCTTTTGCAGGTATTTGTCTTCGACCGAAAGATCGGTGTTGGCTTGGTACGGCTTGTTGGCAAGATAGGCGGAATAAGTTGGTTGAATTGTCATGTCGCGTCCTCTCGATCGAATCCTCAGGCGAACAGAAAACCTGGCGATGTCATCCTACGCCAGATGTATCGTCGAGGAAGCTTGAGGAATGAAGAAACACGCAATCTGGAGGGCTTTTGTATTTGACCTTCGGGGGTGTCCGGCGTTATGATCGTGACACCCCTATCGGGCTATAGATCAAGGTTCGCTGTATTGATATCGCGAGCCCCTGCAGCAACAACACCACTAAGTGGCCCGATAAGCGTAGTGTTTTCTCTGGTTTTATCCTATACAGTGGCGCCGCGCACTGACTTTGCGACGGCGAGTTGAAGCGTCACCCAAGACGGGAGCTCATCCATGTCCGCCAGCCGATTTGCAGCGAGCCTGCTGCTCGTAGGATTGGTCGTATCATTTCTGAACGCCGCTGAAGTTCGCACTTGGACGAACAACAAAGGCCAAACCCTGACGGGCTCCCTTGTCGAAGTGACCGATGATGGCCACGTGAAGATTGATTGCGATGGCAAGGTTTATACGCTCGCCGTCGATGTTTTCACCGACGTCGATCAAGAGTACATCAAGAACCACAAGGACGACGATGCCTCTTCTTCGTCGTCGTCACGAACACGTCGTAGAAGCGACCTGACTTCGTTCCGTACCTGGACCAGTTCGACCGGGATGGAAATCCGCGCGAAGTTCGTTCGTATCCACGAAGGCAAGATTATCTTGCTGCAAGGTCGCAAGTCGCACCACGTGACGTTCTATGAACTGAGCGAAGAAGACCAGAAGTACCTGAAAGAAGAGATGGAGGCCCGTGGCGAGTCCGACCTGCTGGCCACGACGATGGTGCAGACCAATGGCGGTGGCGCCTCCGGTCCTGGCGGCGAATCGAACCCAATTGCCAGTGGTGGCGGCATGAGTCCTCCCGGCATGATGGGCAACCAGGGTCCTCCGTCGATCTACGCTCCGCCAAAGAGCGACGACTTCGCCAAGATGCAGCAAGAGATGCATGAGAAGAATCGGCAAGAGATCGCTCGGGTCGAAGAAGAGAATCGTCGTCGGGCAGAAGAAGCTCAGCGTCAACAACAAGAACAAGCCCGTCAGCAGCAGGAAGCGGCAACTCGTCGCCAGCAGGAACGTGAACGCGCCGCCCAAGAGCAAGTTGCTCGGCAAGAACAGCGCATGCAAGAGATGATGCGCGGACCAGAGCTGGTCGAGTACAAGTACTGCACCAACTGTAACGCAACGCTGCCAGACAACGTTGGCGCTGG encodes:
- a CDS encoding aldehyde dehydrogenase family protein, translating into MTIQPTYSAYLANKPYQANTDLSVEDKYLQKEATKVPLADAAAMDKAIEAASQAAGPMAQLPSYKRQEVLQHCVARFEERSEELAEALCVEAGKPIRDSRGEVTRLIDTFRVAAEEATRMVGEVMPLDISSRAAGYRGMWKRVPIGPCAFITPFNFPLNLVAHKVAPALAVGCPFVLKPASKTPIGALLVGEVLAETDLPEGAFSILPANREAADLLVTDDRLKKLSFTGSQDVGWKLKARAGKKKVTLELGGNAACIVDEDTNLEDAVQRIVFGAFYQSGQSCVSVQRILIHTKVYDKMVELLCQKVATLKTGDPRDEETFVGPIISPADAERIAEWTESAISAGAKLLAGGKRDGIFVEPTLLADVPKDQPVCAKEVFGPLAVISKFNTFDEALEQANDSDFGLQVGIFTRDIQKIMKAWDTMDVGGVIIGDVPSWRVDHMPYGGMKESGIGREGVRFAMHEMSEIRNLVIRSVPEVS